A genomic region of Leptotrichia massiliensis contains the following coding sequences:
- a CDS encoding pyridoxal phosphate-dependent aminotransferase, translated as MDFHGGNIYKIFREKNITEILDYSSNINPYGVPESLKQKIIENIGILERYPDPDYVELREKLAQLNKVELENIVLGNGATEAIFLFIKVIKPEKALIVSPTFGEYERAVRACKNSESQKIEIEYFELEEKDEFRLNIGKLKKELEKKYDLVIICNPNNPTGKFLKMAETEEILRECNRYATKLFIDEAFIEFLEDGLKESVVNSGENKKNLFVTRAFTKFFAIPGLRLGYGIYFDKNLEKKIAEKKEPWSVNNIAEMAGITVLDDTGYIEKTLNWITEEKKYMYERLNEISKIKPYKSEVNFICVKIKDEMISKGMNVKKLREKMMEEGILIRDASNFKFLDERFFRLAIKDRKSNDRVIETLREILE; from the coding sequence ATGGATTTTCATGGTGGAAATATTTACAAAATATTTAGGGAAAAAAATATAACAGAAATACTGGATTACAGCTCAAATATCAATCCTTACGGAGTGCCAGAGAGTTTAAAGCAGAAGATTATCGAAAATATTGGGATTCTTGAGAGGTATCCTGACCCTGATTATGTGGAATTGCGTGAAAAATTGGCTCAACTGAATAAAGTTGAGCTGGAAAATATTGTGCTGGGAAATGGTGCGACGGAAGCTATATTTTTGTTCATAAAAGTAATAAAACCCGAAAAAGCGCTGATTGTATCGCCTACTTTTGGGGAATATGAAAGGGCAGTAAGAGCGTGCAAAAATTCTGAAAGTCAGAAAATTGAAATTGAATATTTTGAATTAGAAGAAAAAGATGAGTTTAGACTTAATATTGGGAAATTAAAAAAGGAACTTGAGAAAAAATATGATTTAGTAATAATTTGCAATCCAAATAATCCGACTGGAAAATTTTTGAAAATGGCTGAAACAGAGGAAATTTTGAGAGAATGCAATAGATATGCTACGAAGTTATTTATTGATGAGGCATTTATCGAATTTTTAGAGGATGGATTAAAGGAAAGCGTTGTAAACAGTGGGGAAAATAAGAAAAATTTGTTTGTAACTCGTGCATTTACAAAATTTTTTGCTATTCCAGGATTACGATTGGGATATGGAATTTATTTTGACAAAAATTTGGAAAAGAAAATCGCTGAAAAAAAAGAGCCGTGGAGCGTGAACAATATCGCTGAAATGGCTGGAATAACAGTACTTGATGATACAGGGTATATAGAAAAGACATTAAACTGGATAACAGAAGAAAAAAAATACATGTATGAAAGACTGAATGAAATTTCAAAAATAAAGCCTTATAAGAGTGAAGTGAACTTTATTTGCGTAAAAATAAAAGATGAAATGATTTCTAAAGGGATGAATGTGAAAAAATTGCGGGAAAAAATGATGGAAGAAGGAATTCTGATAAGGGATGCGTCCAATTTCAAATTTTTAGATGAAAGATTTTTTAGGCTGGCAATTAAGGACAGAAAGAGCAATGATAGGGTTATTGAGACTTTGAGAGAAATTTTAGAATAG
- a CDS encoding cobyric acid synthase → MGKEHKNIMLLGTGSNVGKSIINAGFCRIFYQDGYSVVPFKSQNMALNSFITKDGKEMGRAQVVQAEAANIEPQAFMNPILLKPTTDRKSQVIVNGKVYKNMDAREYFAYKHNLKKDIMAAYNHIRDNFDICVLEGAGSPAEINLKEDDIVNTGMAEMADSPVILVADIDRGGVFAAIYGTIMLLEESEKKRIKGVIINKFRGDKSLLTPGIEMIEELTNVPVLGVVPFVPLGIEEEDSLGIDKYNVKKEGKIRISVIKLKHISNFTDIDALSHYNDVSLKYVTKSSELGDEDIIIIPGSKNTVEDMKDLIDKNISREIIRLAKRGTIVFGICGGFQIMGQKIMDPQNIESNLKEISGLDLLDIETVMETAKTTTQYENKIKNADGILAGMDGIEIKGYEIHQGYSYPVHEEKTKIKCIFDDEKLKGAVKGNVVGTYIHGIFDNSEFTNHFLNEVRKLKGLDKVDEDFSFKEYKNREYDKLAQILRENVDIDKVYEIMG, encoded by the coding sequence ATGGGAAAAGAACATAAAAATATAATGTTGCTGGGGACAGGTTCTAATGTGGGAAAAAGCATAATCAATGCAGGATTTTGCAGAATATTTTATCAGGACGGGTATAGTGTGGTGCCGTTTAAGTCACAGAATATGGCTTTAAATTCGTTTATTACGAAGGATGGAAAAGAGATGGGGAGAGCTCAAGTGGTGCAGGCTGAAGCGGCTAATATCGAGCCTCAGGCATTTATGAATCCAATATTATTAAAGCCTACAACAGACAGAAAATCACAGGTTATTGTGAATGGAAAAGTTTACAAAAATATGGATGCGAGGGAATATTTTGCCTATAAACATAATTTAAAAAAGGATATAATGGCGGCGTACAATCACATAAGGGACAACTTTGATATTTGTGTGCTGGAAGGGGCAGGAAGCCCTGCGGAAATTAATTTGAAGGAAGACGATATTGTAAATACAGGAATGGCTGAAATGGCTGATTCGCCTGTTATTTTAGTTGCTGATATTGACAGAGGCGGTGTTTTTGCGGCAATTTATGGGACAATTATGCTTCTTGAGGAAAGTGAGAAAAAACGTATAAAAGGTGTAATTATAAACAAATTTAGGGGGGATAAGAGCCTTTTGACTCCTGGAATTGAGATGATTGAAGAGTTGACAAATGTGCCTGTTTTGGGAGTAGTACCGTTTGTCCCACTGGGAATCGAGGAAGAGGACAGTCTGGGAATCGATAAGTATAATGTGAAAAAAGAAGGAAAAATTCGGATTTCGGTTATTAAACTAAAACATATATCGAATTTTACAGATATTGACGCACTTAGCCATTATAACGATGTTTCCTTAAAATATGTTACAAAAAGCTCTGAACTTGGAGATGAGGACATTATTATTATTCCTGGCTCTAAAAACACTGTGGAAGACATGAAGGATTTAATTGATAAAAATATAAGCAGGGAAATTATAAGGCTTGCAAAAAGAGGAACAATAGTATTTGGAATTTGTGGTGGTTTTCAAATAATGGGACAAAAAATAATGGATCCTCAAAATATTGAGTCTAATCTAAAAGAAATTTCAGGTTTAGATTTATTAGACATAGAAACAGTTATGGAAACAGCAAAAACAACAACACAGTATGAAAATAAAATAAAAAATGCAGATGGGATACTCGCTGGAATGGATGGCATTGAAATAAAAGGCTATGAAATACATCAAGGCTACAGTTATCCTGTACACGAAGAAAAAACCAAGATAAAATGTATCTTTGACGATGAAAAGCTAAAAGGCGCTGTAAAAGGCAATGTTGTCGGAACCTATATTCACGGAATATTTGACAATTCTGAATTTACAAATCATTTTCTGAACGAAGTAAGAAAACTTAAAGGGCTAGACAAAGTCGATGAAGATTTTAGTTTCAAAGAATATAAAAACAGGGAATACGATAAATTAGCACAAATTTTGCGAGAAAATGTGGATATTGATAAGGTTTATGAAATAATGGGGTAG
- a CDS encoding sodium:proton symporter: MKKNTDKLMTKQNNPLGLILFTIIYFLVQSAIYPVLAYLFWFIFTLFSTGVLLKAPEQILKIFIIVFSLFCLIIILGIMYFLGYLCKRFLKKMNKKALILVMIVIFIYFVFRAIFEDENSSIMSSLTNGRKYIFCILSHVSFVIGAFYSDKVKKILDKIKFKRK; this comes from the coding sequence ATGAAAAAAAATACAGACAAACTTATGACGAAACAGAATAATCCTTTAGGATTAATTTTATTTACAATAATTTATTTTTTAGTTCAGTCAGCAATATATCCAGTGTTGGCATATTTGTTTTGGTTTATTTTTACATTATTTTCTACTGGGGTTTTGTTGAAAGCTCCAGAGCAGATTTTGAAGATTTTTATAATTGTGTTTTCGTTGTTTTGCTTGATAATAATATTGGGAATTATGTACTTCTTAGGATATTTGTGCAAAAGATTTCTAAAAAAAATGAATAAAAAAGCATTAATTTTGGTAATGATTGTAATATTTATTTATTTTGTGTTTAGGGCTATTTTTGAAGATGAAAATAGTTCGATAATGTCTAGTTTGACAAATGGGAGAAAATATATATTTTGTATATTATCGCATGTTTCATTTGTAATTGGAGCATTTTATAGCGATAAAGTCAAGAAAATATTGGACAAAATAAAATTCAAAAGAAAATAA
- a CDS encoding endonuclease: protein MLTDTNITWGFVLLSPFIIPILILLTFWFFVSKRKFNFLIAFTILSLLFVRYLRFPYDTVNRNSELEVSQNFLIKRTLSSDSEHEVYKLVDKTKLEDLILYLNGLAKINNTWVGYIEETDSYEGKYGVKPETYFFINDNKIEYNLDEKTLEKRLGLKEIKLQDAEYFVDKFGSKKEILYQYQLDKTGDLDENISLNSELSKKLETKYKKDRAFYLIFWSVMLLIEIIYLFIKNRKITKSNKD from the coding sequence ATGCTTACAGATACAAATATAACTTGGGGCTTTGTCTTGTTATCCCCTTTTATAATTCCAATATTAATTTTATTAACTTTCTGGTTTTTTGTTTCAAAACGAAAGTTTAATTTTCTTATCGCATTTACAATTTTATCATTATTATTTGTTAGGTATCTTCGTTTTCCCTATGATACAGTTAACCGTAACAGTGAACTCGAAGTATCACAAAATTTTTTGATAAAAAGAACTTTGAGTTCAGATTCAGAGCATGAAGTTTATAAACTTGTTGATAAGACGAAGCTTGAAGATTTGATTTTGTATTTAAATGGATTAGCTAAAATTAATAATACTTGGGTTGGTTATATAGAAGAAACAGATTCTTACGAAGGAAAATATGGTGTCAAACCAGAAACATATTTTTTCATTAATGACAATAAAATTGAATATAACTTAGATGAGAAAACTTTAGAAAAAAGATTAGGTTTAAAAGAAATAAAATTACAGGATGCTGAGTACTTTGTTGATAAATTTGGGAGTAAAAAAGAAATCTTATATCAATATCAATTAGATAAAACAGGAGATTTAGATGAAAATATTTCTTTAAATTCAGAATTAAGCAAGAAATTGGAAACAAAGTATAAAAAAGACAGAGCGTTCTATTTGATATTTTGGAGTGTAATGTTGCTTATAGAAATTATTTATCTGTTTATAAAAAATAGAAAAATTACAAAAAGTAATAAAGATTAG
- a CDS encoding MerR family transcriptional regulator, translating to MKKNEQKIMQIKEFSEKTGLTPYTIRFYEKKELFRVKRDKKNRRIYDETDIEWIKMLKRLKDMGMKLSEIKKYSDLRYEGNGTIKERMKILTNHKKYVNIEIEKWQKYLQNLDDKLEIYESFLKSISEK from the coding sequence ATGAAAAAGAATGAACAAAAAATAATGCAAATAAAGGAATTTTCAGAAAAAACAGGCTTAACTCCATATACAATAAGGTTTTATGAAAAAAAGGAGCTGTTTCGTGTAAAAAGAGACAAAAAGAATAGAAGAATATATGATGAAACTGATATTGAATGGATAAAAATGTTAAAAAGATTAAAAGACATGGGAATGAAATTAAGTGAAATTAAGAAATATTCAGATTTACGATATGAAGGGAACGGAACGATAAAAGAAAGAATGAAAATTTTGACAAATCATAAAAAATATGTAAATATAGAAATTGAAAAGTGGCAAAAATATTTACAAAATCTTGATGATAAACTTGAGATTTATGAGAGTTTTTTAAAAAGTATTTCTGAAAAATAA
- a CDS encoding SDR family NAD(P)-dependent oxidoreductase, producing MKTKYTVITGASSGIGKAVALKFAERNKNLILIARRKNLLEDLKSEILKKNPNLDVLVIDFDLTDVDKISELYSKLKNYHIETLINNAGFGMYGNVKEQPLNKISDMLHLNVEALTLLSSLYVQDYHNEKGSQLINISSAGGYTIVPNAIVYCATKFYVNAFTEGLALELKQNNAQLKAKVLAPAATKTNFGNVATGKTNFDYDKSYPNYHTSEEMADFLIQLYESDKTVGYISRETFEFNLSDGFFQNAFNSKNNVKF from the coding sequence ATGAAAACCAAATATACTGTTATAACAGGAGCAAGTTCGGGAATAGGAAAGGCTGTGGCTCTAAAATTCGCAGAAAGAAATAAAAATCTTATTCTGATTGCACGAAGAAAGAATTTACTAGAGGATCTAAAAAGCGAAATTTTGAAGAAAAATCCTAATTTGGACGTTCTTGTAATAGATTTTGACTTAACCGATGTCGATAAAATTTCTGAACTATATTCAAAATTAAAAAATTATCACATTGAAACTTTAATAAACAATGCAGGTTTTGGAATGTATGGCAATGTAAAAGAGCAGCCTTTAAATAAAATTTCAGATATGCTTCATCTCAATGTAGAGGCATTAACTTTGCTATCTTCTTTATACGTCCAAGATTACCACAACGAAAAAGGCTCTCAATTAATCAATATCTCCTCAGCAGGAGGCTACACAATCGTTCCAAACGCAATTGTCTACTGTGCCACAAAATTCTACGTAAACGCCTTCACAGAAGGACTTGCACTAGAATTAAAGCAAAACAACGCACAATTAAAAGCAAAAGTCCTAGCACCCGCCGCAACCAAAACTAACTTTGGAAATGTCGCAACTGGTAAGACTAATTTTGATTATGATAAATCTTATCCAAACTATCATACATCCGAAGAAATGGCAGATTTTCTCATTCAACTTTACGAAAGCGACAAAACTGTCGGTTACATCAGCCGTGAAACTTTTGAATTTAATTTATCCGATGGATTTTTTCAAAATGCGTTTAATTCTAAAAATAATGTGAAATTTTAA
- a CDS encoding AAA family ATPase → MITIYFGPKVAFEKVIPNNSKKIHGLMELIRQSDKKRNIIYLNEIKEDKEKKEKIEVLVGKSEEYSMIKEEALNDFVTILEEYKIEDMYFQNPPKLIFEMLKKSYKKKEIKIEYFEFKDIDEKIILEINSKFDTKIIGQNNVKEKLLINLYSNIKKLKTKPLILMFYGPSGVGKTETAKYLSEILGEKLFRKQFSMYQNNSFFDYVFGEKHGISSLARDLLNRESNVILFDEFDKAESTFYSAFYQLFDEGILIDKNYEVKLKNSIIICTSNYRNLLDIKKKLGEAIYSRFDDFIEFKTINYNDMANIAKQMYEKNLIKLNLEEQKIIEESKIFNTIIDNIQKFYNVRQLEKIIIQLIAKELLKNKLNDFENMNN, encoded by the coding sequence ATGATAACTATATATTTTGGTCCAAAAGTAGCATTTGAAAAAGTTATACCTAATAACTCAAAAAAAATTCATGGATTGATGGAATTAATAAGACAAAGTGATAAAAAAAGAAATATTATTTATTTAAATGAAATAAAGGAAGATAAAGAAAAAAAAGAAAAAATAGAAGTATTGGTAGGAAAATCAGAAGAATACTCAATGATTAAAGAAGAAGCATTGAATGATTTTGTGACTATACTTGAGGAATATAAAATAGAGGATATGTATTTTCAAAATCCTCCAAAATTAATATTTGAAATGTTGAAAAAAAGTTATAAAAAAAAAGAAATAAAAATAGAATATTTTGAATTTAAAGATATAGATGAAAAAATTATATTAGAAATAAATTCTAAATTTGATACAAAAATCATTGGTCAAAATAATGTAAAAGAAAAATTACTAATTAATTTGTATTCAAATATAAAAAAACTTAAAACTAAACCTTTAATTTTAATGTTTTATGGTCCATCAGGAGTAGGAAAAACAGAAACAGCTAAATATTTATCTGAAATTTTAGGGGAAAAACTCTTTCGAAAACAATTTTCAATGTATCAAAATAATTCTTTTTTTGACTATGTTTTTGGAGAAAAACATGGAATTTCCTCTTTGGCTCGAGATTTGTTAAATAGGGAAAGTAATGTTATTTTATTTGATGAATTTGATAAAGCAGAATCAACGTTTTATAGTGCATTTTATCAATTATTTGATGAAGGGATATTAATTGATAAAAATTATGAAGTAAAACTTAAAAATAGTATAATAATATGCACTTCAAATTATAGAAATCTACTAGACATAAAGAAAAAATTAGGCGAAGCGATTTATTCACGATTTGATGATTTTATTGAATTTAAAACAATAAATTATAATGATATGGCTAACATAGCAAAACAAATGTATGAAAAAAATTTAATAAAATTAAATTTAGAAGAACAGAAAATAATTGAAGAAAGTAAAATTTTTAATACAATAATTGATAATATCCAAAAATTTTATAATGTACGACAATTAGAAAAAATAATAATTCAATTGATTGCAAAAGAATTGTTAAAAAACAAATTGAATGATTTTGAAAATATGAATAATTAG
- a CDS encoding DUF6414 family protein codes for MNKELKKIIYFDENSATDLVYVKFDGKVLETHTNKKDSQHKVGVEIKPELPEIFKLIGNISKWKLPLKVGKFGYEYNRESEKIINKVVSNTVLTDYLKISKNDNDIKKFENIKLSIYPNSLAFFKLITPYMAMTDGEFGDENLKINIADMDLVLEKAKGYYELILEGNKIKKVLRFNLSSFKNSYSLADLLKMNLTYHAIKVGKINLDLLDIQNEFLPQNNEISIDNFIEQEQENIEFIAEVYDVILAGVFL; via the coding sequence ATGAATAAAGAACTAAAAAAAATTATTTATTTTGACGAGAATTCAGCTACAGATTTAGTGTATGTAAAATTTGATGGTAAAGTTTTAGAAACACATACTAATAAAAAGGATTCACAACATAAAGTAGGAGTAGAAATAAAACCAGAATTACCGGAAATATTTAAATTAATTGGTAATATATCTAAATGGAAATTACCTTTAAAAGTAGGAAAATTTGGTTATGAGTACAATAGAGAAAGTGAAAAAATAATTAATAAAGTAGTTTCAAATACAGTCTTGACAGATTATTTAAAAATTTCTAAAAATGATAATGATATTAAAAAATTTGAGAATATTAAATTAAGTATTTATCCTAATTCTTTAGCCTTTTTTAAATTAATAACTCCATATATGGCAATGACTGATGGAGAATTTGGAGATGAGAATTTAAAAATAAATATCGCAGATATGGATTTGGTTTTAGAAAAAGCTAAAGGATATTATGAATTAATTTTAGAAGGAAATAAAATAAAAAAAGTTTTAAGATTTAATCTCTCATCTTTTAAAAATAGTTATTCTTTAGCGGATTTATTAAAAATGAATCTAACATATCATGCAATTAAAGTAGGCAAAATAAATTTAGATTTATTAGATATACAAAATGAGTTCCTTCCACAGAATAATGAAATTTCTATAGATAATTTTATAGAACAAGAGCAAGAAAATATAGAATTTATTGCAGAAGTATATGATGTTATTTTAGCGGGGGTATTTCTATGA
- a CDS encoding MATE family efflux transporter, with product MGASAAIFELIFGFALGIGNGLSIVIARNYGANNNNLLKKSVAGSIVIGIWITVGVMILSRFILMPLLKILHTPENIIKEAFEYINIITMFIGVTFSYNLSSGLLRAIGNSFMSLVFLVIASILNIFLDIYFITSLKMGIGGVAIATVIAQAISVILSIIYIYVKEPILIPRKKHFRFDKKLYKELLGQGLSMGFMITIVLMGTLILQYAINGFGYLIIAGHTSARKLMGFCNIPLTTIALALATFVSQNKGANKVDRIRKGVFYANMMDIVFAIGITIFVYLFSKNMIHLVSGSESEIVLHNGSTYLKIASPFFTILGILFNLRYALQALGEKLIPLVSSVIEFFGKIIFVIFIVPKLGYFGVMICEPLIWIVMVGQLGIAFYGNEYVRAKK from the coding sequence ATTGGGGCTTCGGCGGCTATTTTTGAGCTGATTTTTGGATTTGCGTTAGGAATTGGAAATGGGCTTAGTATAGTTATAGCTAGAAATTATGGGGCAAATAACAATAATCTTTTAAAGAAATCGGTGGCTGGCTCGATTGTTATTGGAATTTGGATTACTGTGGGAGTAATGATTTTATCACGATTTATTCTTATGCCGCTGCTAAAAATCTTGCATACGCCTGAAAATATTATAAAAGAAGCATTTGAATATATAAACATAATAACAATGTTTATTGGCGTAACTTTTTCCTACAACCTGTCGTCAGGACTTTTACGTGCAATCGGAAACAGCTTTATGTCGCTTGTATTTTTGGTAATTGCCTCAATTTTAAATATTTTTCTTGACATTTATTTTATAACTTCCCTTAAAATGGGAATTGGCGGAGTTGCGATTGCAACAGTTATTGCACAGGCAATTTCAGTTATCTTAAGTATTATCTACATTTACGTAAAAGAGCCGATTTTAATACCTAGAAAAAAACATTTCAGATTTGATAAAAAATTGTACAAGGAACTGCTTGGACAGGGACTTTCTATGGGATTTATGATTACGATTGTACTTATGGGAACGCTGATTTTACAGTATGCGATAAATGGGTTTGGATATTTGATTATCGCTGGGCATACTTCGGCAAGAAAACTTATGGGATTTTGCAACATTCCCCTAACTACAATAGCGCTCGCACTTGCAACTTTCGTTTCCCAAAATAAAGGTGCAAACAAAGTAGATAGAATCCGAAAGGGCGTATTTTACGCTAATATGATGGATATAGTTTTTGCAATCGGAATCACAATTTTTGTATATTTATTTTCCAAAAACATGATTCACCTGGTGTCAGGCTCTGAATCTGAAATCGTCCTCCACAACGGCTCAACCTACCTAAAAATCGCCTCCCCATTTTTCACAATACTAGGAATCCTCTTTAACTTGCGATACGCTTTACAGGCTCTTGGAGAGAAATTGATTCCTCTTGTTTCCAGCGTAATAGAATTTTTTGGAAAAATAATCTTCGTAATTTTTATCGTTCCGAAATTAGGCTATTTTGGAGTAATGATTTGCGAGCCGCTGATTTGGATTGTGATGGTGGGGCAATTGGGAATTGCGTTTTATGGGAATGAGTATGTGAGGGCAAAAAAATAA
- a CDS encoding oligosaccharide flippase family protein: MKKFDFSVDLINYNIFKSLLIFSIPILVSNIFQQLYNMADIAIVGHTLGDRLLGLRRLFLS, translated from the coding sequence ATGAAAAAATTTGATTTTTCTGTTGACTTGATAAATTATAATATTTTCAAGTCGCTTCTGATTTTTTCGATACCGATACTTGTGTCGAATATTTTTCAGCAGCTTTACAATATGGCGGATATTGCTATTGTGGGGCATACTTTGGGAGATAGGCTATTGGGGCTTCGGCGGCTATTTTTGAGCTGA
- a CDS encoding RluA family pseudouridine synthase: MKKFRIEKEHQRMKISQYLREVQNYSGRSLRNVEVFLNGKQVRLTKKLPSHGNLRVVEKKKGTDIKPIKLPLDIIFEDEDILVVNKEPFLLTHPTQKKADFTLANGIVNHFLEKYGEVRVPRFYNRLDMNTSGLIIIAKNSFAQAFLQNFSIFEKKYLAIVNGIIDDKEIARINQELAKDVEKHKIQDLEKENLKPEIEKVNFGEMKKYDEMEKIENNLTFENKDNKIEENTDFNNKKENNNLNLKNKSNFENINFTINENIDFNSKNAKDNLNLKNKNDFNNEILEKNGINKIVIERRIFRDGDNLERIIDERGQYAKTAVKVLKTYPQKNATLVECELFTGRTHQIRVHLKSIGHTIVGDELYGNGLNKELGINRQFLHAYKVKFTHPASKKEVELEIPIFSDMKEFLEK, encoded by the coding sequence ATGAAAAAATTTAGAATCGAAAAGGAACATCAGAGGATGAAAATCTCGCAGTATTTACGGGAAGTGCAGAATTATTCGGGGAGAAGTTTGAGAAATGTGGAAGTTTTTTTGAATGGAAAGCAGGTAAGACTGACTAAGAAATTGCCGTCACATGGTAATTTGAGAGTTGTAGAGAAGAAAAAGGGGACGGACATTAAGCCGATTAAACTGCCACTTGATATTATTTTTGAAGATGAAGATATTTTGGTTGTGAATAAAGAGCCATTTTTGCTGACACATCCGACACAGAAAAAAGCTGATTTTACACTTGCGAACGGAATTGTAAATCATTTTTTGGAAAAATATGGTGAAGTTCGAGTGCCACGATTTTACAACAGGCTCGATATGAATACATCTGGGCTGATTATTATTGCCAAAAACAGTTTTGCACAGGCATTTTTACAAAATTTTTCGATTTTTGAGAAAAAATATCTGGCGATTGTGAATGGAATTATTGATGATAAGGAAATTGCTAGAATCAATCAAGAACTTGCAAAAGATGTGGAAAAACATAAGATTCAGGATTTGGAAAAGGAAAATTTGAAACCTGAAATTGAAAAAGTTAATTTTGGAGAAATGAAAAAATACGATGAAATGGAAAAAATAGAGAACAATTTAACTTTTGAAAATAAAGATAATAAAATTGAAGAAAATACAGATTTTAACAATAAAAAAGAAAATAATAATTTAAATCTGAAAAATAAAAGTAATTTTGAAAATATAAATTTTACAATAAATGAAAATATAGATTTTAACAGCAAAAATGCAAAAGATAATTTAAATTTGAAAAATAAAAATGATTTTAATAATGAAATTTTGGAAAAAAATGGAATAAATAAAATAGTTATTGAAAGACGGATTTTTCGGGATGGAGATAATTTGGAAAGGATAATTGATGAGCGGGGGCAATACGCAAAAACGGCTGTAAAAGTCTTGAAAACTTATCCTCAAAAAAATGCAACATTAGTAGAATGTGAACTGTTTACTGGGCGGACTCATCAAATTCGAGTTCATCTAAAATCCATCGGACACACAATCGTAGGAGACGAACTTTACGGAAATGGCTTAAATAAAGAACTTGGAATAAATAGACAATTTTTGCACGCTTATAAGGTAAAATTTACACATCCTGCAAGCAAAAAGGAAGTTGAACTGGAAATACCAATTTTTTCGGATATGAAAGAATTTTTGGAAAAATAG
- a CDS encoding thiamine diphosphokinase, giving the protein MEKKYVIFLNGEYKYSQEFMDKLVLENAVCFCADGGANFAFKYGKIPEVIVGDLDSIEKKVLEYYKSKNILVKKFPKDKDFTDFELILKEINKISENKNSVEKIFVVGGLGKRIDMTLSNLFIMEKYKNLVFLEENEEIFYAEKSFILKNKKEYEFSIIPISEKVEKLTLKGFKFETDKIDVKRESSRLVSNVILENEASVEFENGKLIIILKNNNKNLLY; this is encoded by the coding sequence ATGGAGAAAAAATATGTAATTTTTTTGAATGGGGAATATAAATATTCGCAGGAATTTATGGATAAACTTGTCTTGGAAAATGCAGTTTGCTTTTGTGCGGATGGTGGAGCAAATTTTGCTTTTAAATATGGGAAAATTCCAGAAGTTATTGTTGGGGATCTGGATTCGATTGAGAAAAAAGTTTTGGAATATTATAAAAGTAAAAATATTTTAGTAAAAAAATTTCCAAAAGACAAGGATTTTACAGATTTTGAGTTGATTTTAAAAGAAATTAATAAAATTTCGGAAAATAAGAATTCTGTTGAGAAAATATTTGTTGTTGGTGGGCTTGGGAAACGGATTGACATGACTTTGAGCAACTTATTCATAATGGAAAAGTATAAAAATCTCGTTTTTTTGGAGGAAAATGAAGAAATTTTTTATGCAGAAAAATCTTTTATCCTAAAAAATAAAAAGGAATATGAATTTTCAATCATTCCAATTAGTGAAAAAGTTGAAAAATTAACCTTAAAGGGCTTTAAATTTGAAACAGATAAAATTGATGTGAAAAGGGAAAGTTCCAGACTTGTGAGCAATGTTATTCTTGAAAATGAGGCTAGCGTAGAATTTGAAAATGGGAAACTGATAATTATTTTGAAAAATAATAATAAAAATCTTTTATACTAA